In a genomic window of Rhododendron vialii isolate Sample 1 chromosome 12a, ASM3025357v1:
- the LOC131309725 gene encoding uncharacterized protein LOC131309725, giving the protein MAVIKWGFLNRSAESTGDFTTERTRVALKLDHALDLPSSYVYYEAPSFLLPHGPPLENLFPEPLCKLNLKETSDFVRSFAMKNHHDSSTESRGFLDVSADQKRREGVSSVTKRHSEGPSTPGRPIFRFSTSGNFSSRKSFPSKWDDAEKWLNGSSSCHDSPAHHHTHGSKPLEGTKVFKQFEGCRPQAEVFAEKTRVTEEKVTKSVSSTKGSIAVESLGISDRAFNGVSASANVLLKDKFTKEVEPIFPKFRSSEPMSEGFVFPNLGGNSMTEAATEGVHEVKHRDVGTEMTPLSSSTPSRCHTPFKSTSPAQHNTPENRSGPLAIINSRTTNISKLQDCHIAKLQIGEQFNSIVSTWSSREEEEEEISKSLRHFDISSDCRKSLSEPRFCSWEEEGKSNCCIRYQREEAKIQAWVNLQSARAEAQARKLEVKIEKMRSNLEEKLMKRMGVVHRKAEEKRAAAQLQHSDQIHRAAKQVQKALANPQNSRFSGQITSCGCFPCTNNNHLYRI; this is encoded by the exons CTTTGGATCTCCCAAGCTCCTACGTCTATTATGAAGCTCCATCCTTTCTTCTACCTCATGGG CCACCATTAGAGAACCTATTTCCAGAACCACTTTGCAAGCTCAATCTCAAGGAGACCTCTGATTTTGTGAGGTCATTTGCAATGAAAAATCATCACGACAGCAGCACAGAGAGCAGAGGTTTTCTTGATGTTTCAGCTGATcagaagaggagagagggagtgagTTCTGTCACAAAGAGGCATTCAGAAGGTCCTTCCACACCTGGTAGACCCATTTTCAGATTCAGTACTAGTGGGAATTTCTCTTCAAGAAAAAGCTTTCCTTCCAAGTGGGATGACGCAGAAAAGTGGCTTAATGGAAGCAGTTCTTGCCATGACTCCCCTGCTCATCATCATACTCATGGGTCAAAGCCATTAGAAGGGACAAAAGTTTTCAAACAATTTGAGGGATGTAGACCGCAAGCTGAGGTATTTGCGGAGAAAACAAGGGTTACAGAGGAAAAGGTAACAAAGTCGGTTTCAAGCACTAAAGGGTCCATAGCTGTGGAAAGTCTTGGTATCTCAGATAGAGCTTTCAATGGGGTCTCAGCCTCAGCAAATGTACTTCTAAAAG ATAAATTCACGAAAGAGGTAGAAcccattttcccaaaatttagATCCTCAGAGCCAATGAGCGAGGGGTTTGTATTTCCAAACTTGGGGGGAAATTCCATGACAGAGGCAGCAACAGAGGGAGTTCATGAGGTAAAACACAGAGATGTTGGGACGGAGATGACTCCCCTTAGCAGCTCCACACCATCAAGATGCCACACACCATTCAAGAGCACATCACCTGCCCAACACAATACCCCTGAGAACAGGTCAGGTCCATTGGCCATAATCAACTCCCGTACCACCAATATTTCCAAGTTACAAGATTGTCATATAGCTAAGTTGCAAATTGGGGAACAATTCAATTCCATTGTTTCAACCTGGAGCTCgagggaagaggaggaagaggagataTCAAAGAGCTTGAGGCACTTTGACATAAGCAGTGACTGTAGGAAGAGTCTTTCAGAGCCCAGGTTTTGTTCGTGGGAAGAGGAGGGAAAGAGCAACTGCTGCATTAG GTATCAGAGAGAAGAAGCAAAAATTCAAGCTTGGGTGAATCTCCAAAGTGCTAGAGCAGAAGCTCAGGCAAGAAAGCTTGAG GTGAAAATTGAGAAGATGAGATCAAATTTGGAAGAGAAGTTGATGAAGAGAATGGGTGTTGTTCACAGGAAGGCTGAGGAAAAGAGAGCTGCAGCCCAGTTACAGCACTCCGATCAAATTCACAGGGCAGCTAAACAAGTACAGAAGGCATTGGCGAACCCACAAAATTCCCGTTTTTCTGGTCAAATAACTTCGTGTGGTTGCTTTCCTTGTACTAATAATAATCATCTttatagaatttga